In one window of Leptospira hartskeerlii DNA:
- a CDS encoding glycoside hydrolase family 5 protein, which produces MFNRRKMKIFSSVLVVFVILASCSPETDQAYLPFSLPKSAKSAYRSVMSLAVATTPPVVPLSTNGRYIVDSNNNRFKLKAVNWYGASDTRQVVGGLDKQPISHIISLIQEWGFNSVRLPFSNLMLHDANIVPNEYVAANPQFFGKTALEIYDQTVAALTAAGIVVVLNNHTTFSEWCCGFDYNGQWYHTGSSFAYNQTPEMWKADWVFLVNRYKDNKLVAAADLRNEVRTQRFNDTHLPNSPNWGWNNIDDWRKAAGEAGNDILRANPDIVIVVEGINWWGAIPILGSGERPHLKPVRDLQVHIRNVNKLVYAAHNYGFIGPKHNGDDATSGGNIKYKDMDLTTFRNTITDEWGYVTDPDAVTTAPVWVSEFGASPGETNPADREWLKRLVDYLIEKDLDFAFWPLNGEDEWGLVTSDWSQTKRGNWRDEHMDRLLAFSGKTGSVPYVDHLTKIGFNGVDDNVSTIDNDWLSGANKGTCPDGERLLGLSRDQRALCSDTKYGKLWHNDRATNVQAVYETTTRYHGTGDWAGGFTKYECPNDYYVAGATKHSWGTSGILCAHSKVPLANSCRTIWFDRGDSRSSQRGGDWAPGSYKGQCADSEYVAGVAQRDGGGAALLCCSSPLSGELPLVYKAKNLSHRIGFAEGDAWVVTTADHWADHMIYGPYDRDRWGTGNKRAVFRMLVDVTNANNDKVVTIDVYDGQDVLARRDVYRNEFVGPGQYTNFSLDFNIAPDKADRPMEVRAWWFDNSYVKTENVTIQNR; this is translated from the coding sequence TCTTTGTTATATTAGCAAGTTGTTCCCCCGAAACAGACCAAGCGTATTTACCTTTCTCACTTCCAAAATCGGCTAAGTCCGCATACCGCTCCGTGATGTCTTTGGCAGTAGCGACCACTCCTCCGGTCGTTCCTCTGAGTACGAACGGTAGATATATTGTGGATTCGAATAATAACCGTTTCAAATTGAAAGCGGTAAACTGGTATGGAGCGAGCGATACTCGTCAAGTAGTGGGAGGCTTGGACAAACAACCTATCTCTCATATTATCTCCTTGATCCAGGAATGGGGCTTCAACTCGGTTAGATTACCTTTTTCTAATTTAATGCTTCATGATGCGAATATTGTCCCGAACGAATATGTGGCGGCTAACCCACAATTTTTCGGTAAGACGGCTTTAGAGATCTATGACCAAACTGTTGCAGCCTTGACTGCGGCTGGAATTGTAGTTGTTTTAAACAACCATACTACTTTCTCCGAATGGTGTTGTGGATTCGACTATAACGGTCAATGGTATCATACAGGATCTTCCTTCGCCTATAACCAAACTCCTGAAATGTGGAAAGCGGATTGGGTTTTCTTAGTGAATCGTTATAAGGATAACAAGTTAGTCGCCGCTGCGGATCTTAGGAACGAAGTGCGCACCCAACGTTTTAACGATACTCATTTACCGAATAGTCCTAACTGGGGCTGGAATAATATAGACGACTGGCGTAAGGCTGCGGGAGAAGCAGGAAATGATATCTTACGTGCAAACCCGGACATAGTCATCGTTGTAGAAGGTATTAACTGGTGGGGTGCGATCCCTATCTTAGGTTCAGGAGAACGTCCTCACTTAAAACCTGTTAGAGATCTTCAAGTCCATATTCGTAATGTGAATAAACTGGTTTATGCCGCTCATAACTACGGATTTATCGGACCTAAACATAACGGTGACGACGCAACATCCGGCGGAAATATCAAATACAAAGATATGGATTTAACTACGTTCCGAAACACTATCACTGACGAATGGGGATACGTAACCGATCCTGATGCAGTCACTACTGCTCCAGTGTGGGTAAGTGAATTCGGAGCTTCTCCAGGAGAGACAAATCCTGCAGATAGAGAATGGCTCAAAAGACTCGTGGATTATTTAATTGAGAAGGACCTTGATTTCGCATTCTGGCCTCTGAACGGAGAAGATGAATGGGGTCTTGTAACTTCCGATTGGTCTCAAACTAAAAGAGGCAACTGGCGTGATGAACATATGGATCGCCTTCTTGCATTCTCCGGTAAAACAGGATCTGTTCCTTATGTGGATCACTTGACCAAGATCGGATTTAACGGTGTAGACGATAACGTAAGTACTATCGATAACGATTGGTTATCAGGTGCTAACAAAGGAACCTGTCCTGATGGGGAACGTCTATTAGGTTTGAGCCGCGATCAAAGAGCACTTTGCAGCGATACAAAGTACGGAAAACTTTGGCATAATGACCGCGCGACTAATGTTCAGGCAGTGTATGAAACTACTACTCGTTACCATGGCACTGGAGATTGGGCCGGCGGATTTACAAAATACGAATGTCCTAACGACTACTATGTTGCCGGAGCTACTAAACATTCTTGGGGAACAAGCGGTATCCTTTGTGCTCATAGTAAGGTTCCTCTTGCCAATTCTTGCCGTACGATTTGGTTCGACAGAGGAGATAGCCGCTCTTCACAACGCGGAGGAGACTGGGCTCCTGGTTCTTATAAAGGACAATGTGCTGACAGCGAATACGTAGCTGGAGTTGCTCAAAGAGACGGAGGAGGAGCCGCACTACTTTGTTGTTCTTCTCCTTTGAGCGGAGAATTACCTTTAGTGTATAAGGCAAAAAATCTTTCTCACCGTATTGGATTCGCGGAAGGTGATGCTTGGGTTGTTACGACAGCTGATCATTGGGCGGATCATATGATCTATGGTCCTTATGATAGAGATCGTTGGGGAACAGGAAATAAAAGAGCGGTATTCCGCATGTTAGTGGATGTTACTAACGCCAATAACGATAAGGTTGTGACCATAGACGTTTACGACGGTCAGGACGTATTGGCGAGAAGGGACGTATACAGAAATGAGTTTGTTGGCCCGGGCCAATACACTAACTTCTCATTAGATTTTAATATCGCACCTGATAAAGCGGATCGTCCTATGGAAGTTCGTGCATGGTGGTTTGACAATTCTTATGTGAAGACTGAAAACGTTACCATTCAAAATAGATAA